From one Streptomyces chromofuscus genomic stretch:
- a CDS encoding adenosylcobinamide-GDP ribazoletransferase, protein MPLIPSAHGLRFAFGTLTVLPVRVTRWDRETARAGMLCAPLAGLVVGLCAAGAGLLLLLLGASPLLAAVGTAAVPAVLTRGLHLDGLADTADGLGSGKPAEDALRIMKQSDIGPFGVLTLVFVLLTQVAALTQLYDGSWTRGALAAVVAAGAARLALTLAARAGVPAARPEGLGAAVAGVVPVRAAAAAVVVVTAATAAGGALLGPYDVLRTALAVAACAVVAEVLLRHCVRRFGGVTGDVFGALAETAATTVLLVLALG, encoded by the coding sequence ATGCCCCTGATCCCGTCCGCCCACGGCCTCCGTTTCGCCTTCGGCACCCTCACCGTCCTGCCGGTACGGGTGACCCGCTGGGACCGGGAGACCGCGCGCGCCGGGATGCTCTGCGCTCCCCTCGCCGGACTCGTCGTCGGCCTCTGCGCGGCCGGCGCCGGTCTGCTGCTGCTCCTCCTCGGCGCGAGCCCCCTGCTCGCCGCCGTCGGCACCGCCGCCGTCCCCGCCGTCCTCACGCGCGGCCTGCACCTGGACGGCCTGGCCGACACGGCGGACGGGCTGGGCAGCGGCAAGCCCGCCGAGGACGCGCTGCGCATCATGAAGCAGTCCGACATCGGCCCGTTCGGCGTGCTCACCCTGGTCTTCGTGCTGCTGACCCAGGTGGCCGCCCTGACGCAGCTGTACGACGGCTCCTGGACCCGCGGGGCGCTCGCCGCCGTCGTCGCGGCCGGTGCCGCCCGGCTGGCGCTGACGCTGGCCGCCCGCGCCGGGGTGCCGGCCGCCCGGCCGGAAGGCCTGGGGGCGGCCGTCGCGGGGGTCGTCCCGGTCCGCGCAGCGGCGGCCGCCGTCGTCGTGGTGACGGCGGCCACCGCGGCCGGCGGGGCGCTCCTCGGGCCGTACGACGTGCTGCGCACCGCCCTCGCGGTGGCCGCCTGCGCCGTCGTCGCCGAGGTGCTGCTGCGGCACTGCGTGCGCCGGTTCGGCGGGGTCACCGGCGATGTGTTCGGCGCCCTCGCCGAGACGGCGGCGACGACGGTGCTGCTGGTGCTCGCCCTGGGGTGA